The proteins below come from a single Aegilops tauschii subsp. strangulata cultivar AL8/78 chromosome 6, Aet v6.0, whole genome shotgun sequence genomic window:
- the LOC141025702 gene encoding uncharacterized protein: MEVVQKAWDERVSHTEPFLILHNKLKTTALRLSEWSKKLFSSAKVQLHAALLIILRLDIAQEERSLSPEERNLRSRLKQRVISLAVLERTRKRQCARIANLREGDANTKFFHHRINARRHKNHIHRIKHANGWVTEHTEKEKLVHDPFSEVMGRGSMSSRDFNWEELRVEPHDLQGLDDTISEEEVWAAIKEMPGDKAPGPDGFTGIFFKKCWGIIKHTVMRAVQRFDSLHTSTCSGSTPPM, from the coding sequence ATGGAGGTGGTTCAAAAGGCATGGGATGAGCGTGTGAGTCACACGGAGCCATTTCTCATTCTGCACAATAAGCTCAAAACAACCGCGTTGCGACTGTCCGAATGGAGCAAGAAGTTATTCTCCAGTGCCAAGGTTCAACTTCATGCTGCACTCCTCATCATCCTTCGGTTGGATATTGCTCAAGAGGAAAGATCTCTCTCCCCGGAGGAGCGCAACCTTCGCTCCAGGCTCAAGCAGAGGGTTATTAGTCTGGCGGTGCTTGAGCGGACGAGGAAGCGCCAATGCGCCAGGATCGCCAACTTGAGAGAGGGCGACGCCAACACCAAATTCTTCCACCACCGCATTAACGCCCGTAGGCACAAGAATCACATTCATCGGATCAAGCATGCTAATGGTTGGGTGACCGAGCACACAGAGAAAGAGAAGCTAGTTCATGACCCCTTCTCTGAGGTCATGGGGAGGGGAAGCATGAGCAGCAGAGATTTCAATTGGGAGGAGCTTCGTGTCGAGCCTCATGATTTGCAAGGTCTCGACGACACCATCTCTGAGGAGGAGGTTTGGGCTGCCATTAAAGAAATGCCTGGGGATAAGGCGCCCGGTCCAGATGGCTTCACAGGGATTTTTTTCAAGAAGTGTTGGGGAATTATCAAACACACTGTCATGAGGGCTGTTCAGCGCTTCGACTCCCTACATACCTCCACCTGCAGTGGGTCAACTCCGCCAATGTGA